A single genomic interval of Xyrauchen texanus isolate HMW12.3.18 chromosome 48, RBS_HiC_50CHRs, whole genome shotgun sequence harbors:
- the LOC127639786 gene encoding RNA 3'-terminal phosphate cyclase-like: protein MAATTFEMDGSVMEGGGQILRVSVALSCIQGASIKLNKIRAGRSTPGLRPQHLSGLQLVRDMCDGNLEGATVGSTEITLTPGKIRGGNHIADTQTAGSVGLLMQISLPCALFARGPSELCLKGGTNAEMAPQIDYTIKVFKPIVERFGVHLDCDLRMRGYYPKGGGEVVVKVNPVKELSPINMTERGNLTKVYGRAFVAGVLPFKLAKDMSTAAVRTIRKEIKDLYINIQSLQEKDKACGNGNGIIIIAESSNGCIFAGSSLGKKGVYADKVGIEAAEMLLRNIRHNGCVDEFLQDQLIIFMALANGTSRIRTGPITLHTKTAIHVAEQLTNAKFVIRQAEDEHGNKDTYIIECQGVGATNSSL from the exons ATGGCCGCAACTACGTTCGAAATGGACGGAAGCGTAATGGAAGGG GGGGGGCAGATTTTACGGGTGTCTGTGGCGCTGAGTTGCATTCAAGGAGCGTCaatcaaactaaataaaatcCGAGCCGGCAGAAGCACACCGGGATTAAG GCCTCAGCATCTGTCAGGTCTCCAGCTGGTGAGGGACATGTGTGATGGCAATCTGGAGGGAGCCACAGTGGGATCCACGGAAATTACACTCACTCCTGGGAAAATCAGGGGTGGGAATCACATCGCAGACACTCAGACGGCCGG GAGCGTAGGACTGCTGATGCAGATTTCTCTGCCCTGCGCCCTGTTTGCTCGGGGTCCGTCAGAACTGTGTCTGAAGGGAGGTACCAATGCTGAGATGGCACCTCAGATCGACTACACAATAAAG GTTTTCAAACCAATTGTGGAGAGATTCGGTGTTCATTTGGACTGTGATTTACGAATGAG AGGTTACTATCCTAAAGGGGGTGGAGAGGTAGTGGTCAAGGTAAACCCTGTGAAAGAACTGAGTCCAATTAACATGACCGAAAGAGGAAACCTCACCAAGGTCTACGGCAGGGCCTTTGTGGCTGGAGTACTCCCCTTCAAG TTGGCGAAGGACATGTCAACGGCAGCTGTGCGCACTATCAGGAAAGAAATTAAAGACCTGTACATAAACATTCAATCTCTGCAAGAAAAGGACAAGGCCTGTGGCAATGGCAATGGGATTAT AATAATTGCAGAATCATCCAATGGTTGCATATTTGCAGGGTCATCCCTTGGCAAGAAAG GTGTGTACGCTGACAAAGTTGGCATTGAGGCTGCGGAAATGTTGCTAAGAAACATCAGACATAATGGTTGTGTGGATGAGTTCTTGCAAGACCAG CTCATTATTTTCATGGCCTTGGCAAACGGCACATCCAGAATCCGGACAGGCCCAATAACTCTCCACACAAAAACGGCAATCCATGTTGCTGAGCAGCTTACTAAT